A region from the Anoplolepis gracilipes chromosome 2, ASM4749672v1, whole genome shotgun sequence genome encodes:
- the LOC140676487 gene encoding uncharacterized protein: MHIAVDDDEIELQHFIVCKFYGVETCFCWDENKVVVFPYTGGNSLARDARVLSMPDPLRKIWLFDGRAFFICSPQGAYKLSRAGEFVLLSKNALDMGSEYFEVLTATSNGVHLDNKQVKSSTSLFPLAPNASEEEVRAFSLILEDTERRFINCFIRSNRKKNVCVIAYDRRLFTLMEDNTVQLIYTSDRTIVDIVPIKRGDKVAGLLLLISTDMIILVHGRDELVFERIYLRKKMRNISTFCAYFSMEIENVLWMIYCDQSKMYYMRKELFDDTIQEIRVEEKTFRCIQYYKPNIILGLSQEKELIELSLEALENSLLLNNDVNLHIDMFQKTDLIMEKICAKVKELDMLYENMMDERDNLRRINLYVSKQKLQLTPHMEVSRLCNYYYLDLNISGKLPRNSHIVFAINFKNQSMFCMKKITEMEGFILKMPINGSKILRCSNINIDLITWMNRQEPWCLMQNFIYSPPQDIKRKRGAKKNKTAFIDAKIASLQKLIAEKDLNIAKLSEIKRIIRAEL, translated from the coding sequence ATGCATATCGCGGTCGACGACGATGAGATCGAGTTGCAGCATTTCATTGTGTGCAAGTTTTACGGGGTGGAGACATGTTTCTGTTGGGACGAGAACAAGGTTGTAGTTTTTCCATACACGGGGGGCAATTCGTTGGCACGGGATGCGCGTGTTCTGTCGATGCCAGATCCTCTCAGGAAGATCTGGCTTTTCGACGGTAGAGCCTTCTTCATATGTTCGCCACAAGGGGCCTACAAGCTGTCACGTGCCGGCGAATTCGTCCTCCTGAGCAAAAATGCCCTGGATATGGGTAGCGAATATTTTGAGGTGCTGACTGCCACGAGCAACGGCGTGCATCTCGACAACAAACAAGTTAAATCCTCCACGTCGTTGTTTCCCCTTGCGCCGAATGCGTCCGAAGAGGAAGTACGTGCTTTTTCTCTAATCCTGGAAGATACAGAGAGGCggtttataaattgtttcatCAGATCGAATAGAAAGAAGAATGTATGCGTAATCGCGTACGACAGAAGGTTGTTCACATTAATGGAAGACAATACcgtgcaattaatttatactagCGACCGGACCATCGTGGATATCGTGCCTATAAAAAGAGGAGACAAAGTAGCAGGTCTCTTGCTTCTTATAAGTACAGATATGATAATCTTGGTACATGGTAGAGATGAGCTAGTCTTTGAGAGGATATATCtgagaaagaaaatgagaaatatttccaCATTCTGTGCCTATTTCAGTATGGAAATCGAAAACGTTTTGTGGATGATATACTGTGATCAATCCAAGATGTATTATATGAGAAAGGAACTCTTTGACGACACCATTCAAGAGATAAGAGTGGAGGAGAAAACGTTTAGATGTATACAGTATTATAAgccaaatataatattaggtCTGTCGCAAGAGAAGGAATTAATTGAGCTTTCTCTTGAAGCATTGGAAAATTCTTTATTGCTGAATAATGATGTCAATCTTCATATTGATATGTTTCAAAAAACAGATCTCATTATGGAGAAAATTTGTGCAAAAGTAAAGGAATTAGATATGCTTTATGAGAACATGATGGATGAACGAGATAACTTGAGAAGAATAAATCTATATGTTTCCAAACAGAAACTTCAACTAACTCCTCACATGGAAGTATCTAGGctgtgtaattattattatcttgatttaaatatttcaggcAAACTACCTAGAAACAGCCATATAGTATttgctattaattttaaaaatcaaagcaTGTtctgtatgaaaaaaattacagaaatggaaggatttattttaaaaatgcctatcaatggaagtaaaatattacgttgttcaaatattaacatagaTTTGATCACATGGATGAATAGACAAGAGCCATGGTGtcttatgcaaaattttatatattctccgccacaagatattaaaagaaaaagaggagcaaagaaaaataaaactgccTTCATAGACGCAAAAATTGCATcgttgcaaaaattaatagcagaaaaagatttaaacatCGCAAAATtaagtgaaataaaaagaattatacgagcagaattataa
- the LOC140676034 gene encoding uncharacterized protein yields MTSKSIKHQLINVIKRFKFEELESSVIPIFPEISWSHVKFKLIKNHKTFTVNNAVRIIEEILNDANLGEKDLYNRLTTLEVTDISRHDKRKIWYGYELRGEGKTLNYLEKRQIQKSIKNEFVTNDINIDVKAAICDNITFINIKEKSKRKRGQRSTMPIFFALFMGHKYFFCSKKNISHDFIKLMTAALGYNNNKRIKLMGKDLRSLIRLLWNKQQGTLHTEGIHQPLVYEPSDPIISNNGIDYTQSKQRNSYAKKCFSKDPPTLELLVINGPEESTKHEAIASILPNDNIHMNWEFRSHNIARFLTSLIEKRAIPLPLPDYVSNLMTLGKNELTLRIG; encoded by the exons atgaCATCAAAATCGATTAAACATCAGCTCATCAACgtgataaaaagatttaaattcgaAGAATTGGAAAGCAGTGTGATACCCATTTTTCCGGAGATATCTTGGAGTCATgttaagtttaaattaattaagaatcaCAAAACTTTTACTGTTAATAATGCCGTACGCATCATCGAAGAAATTCTTAAT GACGCAAATTTAGGagagaaagatttatataatagactGACAACGCTAGAAGTAACAG atataagtAGACatgataagagaaaaatatggtATGGTTACGAGTTAAGAGGTGAAggcaaaacattaaattatctcGAAAAACGGCAGATTcaaaaaagcataaaaaatgaatttgtaacaaatgatataaatatagatgtaAAAGCTGCAATATGTGACAACatcacatttataaatattaaggaAAAGAGTAAAAGAAAACGAGGACAACGTAGTACCATGCCTATCTTTTTCGCTTTATTTATGGggcacaaatattttttctgttcaaaaaagaatatttcacatgattttataaaattgatgacTGCTGCTCTgggttataataataacaaaaggATTAAGCTCATGGGTAAAGATCTCAGAtctttaataagattattatgGAATAAGCAACAAGGCACTTTGCATACTGAAGGTATTCATCAACCATTAGTTTATGAACCATCTGATCCTATCATCag TAATAATGGTATAGACTATACACAGAGCAAGCAACGAAATagttatgcaaaaaaatgtttttccaaGGATCCTCCGACTTTAGAATTACTTGTTATAAACGGGCCAGAGGAATCTACAAAACACGAAGCTATAGCTTCGATTTTACCtaatgataatatacatatgaa tTGGGAATTTCGTAGTCACAATATAGCTAGATTTTTGACTAGTTTAATAGAAAAACGTGCTATTCCTTTACCATTACCTGACTATGTGTCTAATCTCATGACACTTGGAAAAAACGAATTAACACTTCGGATTGGCTGA
- the Smyd5 gene encoding protein-lysine N-trimethyltransferase SMYD5, with protein MENNDFFIKIVNNEKGKGLFSNRVFKEGDIILEEKPIVCCQFSWNSDYGYLACDHCLRPLETAQENAQRLTGNPNLFLPHSECCETNKNLMTECPACGVKYCSIECQNEAFQRYHSILCLQSRMKDESHSLTQLNETWKQMHYPPETATIMLLARMVALVNQANNKQDVLSIFSQFCHRTTNDTHEIAHNLLGEKFVGQIDVLRQMMQTALNTEYTAHWFTPDGFRSLLALVGTNGQGIGTSAFSRWVKNVSVLDLPKDERIYIDKLIDRIYDDMEEVVGSFLNNEGSGLYILQSSVNHSCTPNAIAEFPYSNNTLVLKAIRDIQVGEEICTSYLDECELERSRYSRQKALSSLYLFVCHCDKCQAQINDPNVTSDEEVDDDASS; from the exons ATGGAGAATAAcgacttttttattaaaattgtgaaCAACGAGAAG GGTAAAGGGCTGTTCTCTAATCGTGTGTTCAAGGAGGGGGACATTATACTTGAAGAGAAACCCATAGTCTGTTGTCAATTTTCATGGAACTCTGACTATGGATATTTAGCATGCGATCATTGTTTGAGACCTTTAGAAACTGCTCAGGAAAATGCTCAGAGATTAACAGGAAATCCAAACTTATTTCTACCGCATAGCGAATGTTGTGAAACAAATAAGAACTTAATGACCGAATGTCCTGCTTGTGGAGTAAAATATTGTAGCATAGAATGTCAGAATGAAGCGTTTCAAAG atatCACAGCATTTTATGTCTACAATCGAGAATGAAGGATGAAAGCCATTCTCTTACACAATTAAATGAAACTTGGAAACAAATGCATTATCCACCAGAAACTGCAACAATCATGTTACTAGCTAGAATGGTTGCTCTGGTTAATCAAGCAAACAACAAGCAGGatgttttatcaattttttcacaattctGTCATCGTACTACGAACGACACGCACGAAATTGCACATAATCTGTTAGGAGAGAAATTTGTAGGTCAGATTGACGTCTTGCGGCAAATGATGCAGACGGCCCTTAATACCGAGTATACTGcacat TGGTTTACCCCAGATGGTTTTAGAAGTTTATTAGCTTTAGTAGGAACAAATGGCCAAGGTATTGGTACTAGTGCATTCAGCCGCTGGGTGAAGAATGTTTCTGTATTAGACTTGCCAAAGgatgaaagaatttatattgacAAACTGATAGATAGAATCTATGATGACATGGAAGAAG TGGTAGGttcgtttttaaataatgaaggATCTGGTCTTTACATTCTACAATCATCAGTGAATCATAGCTGTACACCAAATGCAATTGCTGAGTTTCCTTATTCGAATAATACTTTGGTATTAAAAGCAATACGCGATATACAAGTTGGTGAAGAAATCTGTACAAGTTATCTTGATGAATGTGAGCTTGAAAGAAGTAGATATTCCAGACAGAAAGCATTAAGCTCCTTATATTTGTTCGTCTGTCACTGCGATAAATGCCAAGCGCAAATTAATGATCCTAATGTAACGTCTGACGAAGAAGTGGATGATGACGCATCTAGTTGA